A stretch of the Cucurbita pepo subsp. pepo cultivar mu-cu-16 chromosome LG16, ASM280686v2, whole genome shotgun sequence genome encodes the following:
- the LOC111777210 gene encoding cyclin-dependent kinase C-2-like, whose product MAVTAPGQLNVNEPPSWGSRSVDCFEKLEQIGEGTYGQVYMARELKTGEIVALKKIRMDNEREGFPITAIREIKILKKLHHENVIKLKEIVTSPGPEKDEQGKPDGNKYKGGIYMVFEYMDHDLTGLADRPGMRFSVPQIKCYMRQLLTGLHYCHVNQVLHRDIKGSNLLIDNEGNLKLADFGLARSFSNDHNANLTNRVITLWYRPPELLLGSTKYGPAVDMWSVGCIFAELLHGKPIFPGKDEPEQLNKIFELCGAPDEVNWPGVSKIPWYNNFKPTRPMKRRIREVFRHFDRHALELLEKMITLDPSQRISAKDALDAEYFWTDPLPCDPKSLPKYESSHEFQTKKKRQQQRQHEENAKRQKLQHPQHARLPPIQQSGQAHAHMRPVPNQPIHGSQPPVAAGPSHHFGKPRGPPGPGRYPGGNPPSGYNHSSRGGQGGYGNNQYGQGRGAAPYGSGNMSGAGPRGGAGGGSSYGMGAPNYPQNGPYPGSSGTGRGSNVMGGNRNQQYGWQQ is encoded by the exons ATGGCTGTAACAGCCCCAGGGCAGCTCAACGTTAACGAGCCCCCTTCGTGGGGATCTAGAAGTGTCGATTGCTTTGAAAAACTGGAGCAGATTGGTGAAGGCACTTATGG TCAAGTTTACATGGCCAGAGAATTAAAAACAGGTGAAATTGTTGCGCTGAAAAAAATACGGATGGATAATGAGAGGGAGGGG TTCCCTATTACTGCCATTCGAGAAATCAAAATTCTGAAGAAACTCCATCATGAAAATGTAATCAAGTTGAAAGAAATTGTGACATCTCCAG GTCCTGAGAAGGATGAACAAGGGAAGCCAG ATGGTAACAAGTACAAAGGTGGTATCTACATGGTTTTCGAGTACATGGATCATGATTTGACAGGTCTTGCTGATCGTCCGGGGATGAGATTTTCAGTTCCCCAAATCAAG TGTTACATGAGGCAGCTTCTCACCGGGCTTCACTATTGTCATGTAAATCAAGTACTGCATAGAGATATAAAAG GCTCAAATCTGCTTATTGACAATGAAGGAAATTTGAAGCTTGCAGATTTTGGGCTTGCCCGTTCATTTTCTAACGATCACAATGCAAATCTAACAAATCGTGTCATTACCTTATGGTACAG ACCTCCTGAATTGCTCCTTGGGTCGACCAAATATGGTCCAGCTGTAGATATGTGGTCTGTTGGTTGTATATTTGCAGAGCTTCTGCATGGGAAGCCAATATTCCCTGGGAAGGATGAG CCGGAGCAATTAAATAAGATCTTTGAGCTATGTGGTGCTCCAGATGAAGTCAATTGGCCCGGGGTTTCTAAAATCCCTTGGTACAACAATTTTAAGCCCACAAGACCAATGAAGAGACGTATTAGAGAAGTTTTCAGGCA CTTTGATCGTCATGCTTTAGAACTGTTAGAGAAGATGATTACTCTCGATCCTTCTCAG AGGATATCTGCCAAGGATGCCCTGGATGCGGAGTACTTTTGGACGGATCCATTACCCTGTGACCCCAAGAG TTTGCCAAAGTATGAATCATCACACGAGTTCCAGACAAAGAAGAAGCGGCAACAGCAACGACAAcatgaagaaaatgcaaagcgACAGAAGTTGCAACACCCACAGCATGCACGCCTTCCACCTATTCAGCAGTCTGGGCAAGCACATGCACACATGCGACCGGTACCCAACCAACCAATTCACGGGTCTCAACCACCAGTTGCTGCAGGACCTAGCCATCATTTTGGAAAGCCTCGTGGACCCCCAGGTCCTGGTAGGTATCCTGGTGGAAATCCCCCTTCTGGATACAACCATTCAAGTCGTGGTGGTCAAGGTGGTTATGGTAACAATCAATATGGTCAAGGACGAGGCGCTGCACCCTATGGGTCCGGTAACATGTCAGGTGCTGGTCCTCGAGGTGGAGCTGGAGGTGGCAGTAGTTATGGCATGGGAGCTCCAAATTACCCACAGAATGGTCCATATCCTGGTAGTTCTGGCACTGGCCGTGGCTCCAATGTGATGGGTGGAAACCGGAACCAACAATACGGGTGGCAACAGTAA
- the LOC111777209 gene encoding nitrate regulatory gene2 protein, with the protein MGASSSKVEEDKALRLCRERKKLVKQALHGRCTLATAHAEYIQSLRCTGTALKIFVQPEGPVESPLYHSTNATPEPLAFTEKSVSQLSFSSPSFSQRVNTVSNLSPSPSPPTSSQFQENHMQFRGSISHKVEEKLPSPVIGTITSSDIPPSATRQTFERPQALSFEGSSAPQEGAWDYFFSSDNHEFSFQDGSGVNNGEFEFENAGGLKYFKEADGNFENGDGEEKGSLHGEEESQNSEDEFDEPASETLVRSFENFNRVHNDGAANTSPTMHTVKTVASEPELVNQGKNHSPGLSPLRTTSSVVPFTSVVGKATEKEDSIENTAVPKDFFSSMKEIEILFIKASESGKEVPRMLEANKLHIRPIFPGKENQSLSSTLLKSCFSCGDDPSVLREEPVQTATKYLTWHRTASSHSSSSRNPLGGNSKEDVEDHSSNLFENFCMNSGSHASTLDRLYAWEKKLYDEVKASEMVRKEYDLKCKVLRHLESKEVGLPKVDKTRAVIKDLHSRIGVGVHRIDSISKKIEELRDKELQPQLDELIEALSRMWEVMFDCHKRQLQVIIAASSHGNMGISIQSETRRHNTIYLETELASLSLSFMKWIAAQKLYLQLIDGWLRTCVSLPQKSKGKRRTQAPSIRTYGPPPIYVTCSVWLEKIDDLPMKEVIDSIKDLAAETTRFLPRQEKNLGKEKGKGKVAKNLSILTSFKGDNDSESLGNNLLQDEASERLISGFDHFRSRLVKFFENLNNFAEASVKMYAELGKTIQDFKSSYEQWKSQRLEK; encoded by the exons ATGGGAGCCTCGAGTTCTAAAGTAGAGGAAGATAAGGCCCTGCGACTATGTCGTGAAAGGAAAAAGCTTGTTAAGCAAGCCCTTCATGGAAGATGCACACTTGCGACAGCCCATGCTGAATACATTCAGTCATTAAGATGTACTGGGACTGCTCTCAAGATATTCGTACAACCTGAAGGTCCAGTAGAATCTCCCTTATACCATTCCACTAATGCAACTCCTGAGCCCCTTGCCTTTACTGAGAAATCAGTATCCCAACTCTCATTTTCCTCTCCATCCTTCTCACAACGTGTGAATACTGTCAGCAATCTTTCTCCGTCACCTTCTCCTCCTACATCAAGTCAGTTTCAGGAAAATCATATGCAATTCAGGGGTAGTATTTCTCACAAGGTTGAAGAAAAATTGCCCTCACCCGTAATTGGAACTATAACTTCATCAGACATTCCACCAAGTGCCACACGTCAAACCTTTGAAAGACCTCAAGCACTATCTTTTGAAGGCTCTTCTGCACCTCAGGAAGGAGCTTGGgattactttttttcttcagataatcatgaattttcttttcaagatgGGAGTGGTGTGAATAATGGAGAGTTTGAATTTGAGAATGCTGGTGGCTTAAAATACTTTAAGGAAGCGgatggaaattttgaaaatggagaTGGAGAAGAGAAGGGTTCGTTACATGGAGAGGAGGAATCTCAAAACTCGGAGGATGAGTTTGATGAACCTGCTTCAGAAACTCTGGTGCgcagttttgaaaattttaacagGGTACACAATGATGGGGCAGCAAATACCTCTCCTACTATGCATACTGTGAAAACTGTAGCTTCAGAGCCTGAGTTAGTGAATCAGGGGAAGAACCACTCTCCTGGTTTGTCACCTTTAAGAACCACGTCTTCAGTAGTTCCGTTTACATCTGTTGTTGGCAAagcaactgaaaaagaagatagtATTGAGAATACAGCTGTTCCCAAGGACTTCTTTTCAAGtatgaaagaaattgaaattctcTTTATAAAAGCTTCTGAATCTGGTAAAGAAGTTCCAAGAATGCTTGAAGCAAATAAGTTGCACATACGTCCAATATTTCCTGGAAAAGAAA ACCAATCATTATCATCGACATTGTTGAAGTCCTGCTTTTCATGTGGAGATGACCCAAGTGTTCTTCGGGAAG AGCCAGTTCAAACTGCAACGAAGTACTTAACTTGGCATAGGACGGCATCATCACACTCCTCTTCATCCAGAAATCCTTTGGGTGGAAACTCAAAAGAGGATGTTGAAGACCACTCTAGCAACTTATTTGAGAACTTCTGCATGAACTCAGGTAGTCATGCTTCAACCTTGGATAGGCTGTATGCATGGGAAAAAAAGCTCTATGATGAAGTCAAG GCTAGTGAGATGGTCAGGAAAGAGTACGACCTGAAGTGTAAAGTGCTACGGCACTTAGAATCAAAGGAAGTGGGTCTACCAAAAGTTGATAAAACACGAGCTGTTATCAAGGATCTACATTCCAGAATCGGAGTGGGAGTTCATAGAATAGATTCTATATCaaagaagattgaagaatTACGGGACAAAGAGCTCCAACCACAACTTGACGAGTTGATTGAAGc GTTAAGTCGGATGTGGGAAGTGATGTTTGATTGCCACAAGCGTCAACTACAAGTCATCATAGCAGCGTCCTCCCATGGCAACATGGGAATCTCAATACAGTCTGAAACAAGGAGGCACAATACCATCTATCTTGAAACCGAACTCGCATCTCTATcattaagtttcatgaagtgGATTGCAGCGCAGAAGTTGTATCTGCAATTGATAGATGGGTGGCTTCGCACATGTGTGTCTCTACCTCAAAAatcaaagggaaaaagaagaacacaaGCTCCATCCATCAGAACTTATGGACCGCCCCCTATATACGTTACGTGCAGTGTCTGGTTGGAGAAGATTGACGATTTACCTATGAAGGAGGTCATAGATTCGATAAAGGACTTGGCAGCTGAAACCACCCGATTTTTGCCACGCCAAGAGAAAAACTTGGGGAAGGagaaggggaaggggaaggtTGCGAAAAATCTTTCAATCTTAACCTCCTTTAAGGGAGACAATGACAGTGAGTCATTGGGCAATAATTTGTTACAAGACGAAGCGTCAGAGAGGTTGATCTCTGGTTTTGATCATTTCAGGTCGAGGTTGGTTAAGTTTTTTGAAAACTTGAATAACTTTGCAGAGGCTTCTGTGAAAATGTATGCAGAACTTGGGAAGACCATCCAAGATTTCAAGAGTAGTTACGAACAGTGGAAATCCCAGAGACTAGAAAAGTAA